A single region of the Eleginops maclovinus isolate JMC-PN-2008 ecotype Puerto Natales chromosome 16, JC_Emac_rtc_rv5, whole genome shotgun sequence genome encodes:
- the rnf113a gene encoding E3 ubiquitin-protein ligase RNF113A, with translation MAESEEPKAGPCTFLFKKSTKKFSARKRKASNSDKDSNSDEDQCSVVRRGKKDTRDNPMIQKTKKVEKDKASSSESEEDKETKKITVAYKSTRSAKPEGPEDMGATATYEMDTEKDNDAQAIFERSQKIQEELEGKEDDKIYRGINNYQKFIKPKDTTMGNASSGMVRKGPIRAPDHLRATVRWDYQPDICKDYKETGFCGFGDSCKFLHDRSDYKHGWQIERELEEGRYGANDEENYEVSSDDEDLPFKCFICRESFKNPIITKCKHYFCETCALQHYRKSKRCYVCNTQTNGVFNPAKELMAKMEKRIAAAADQPPSDEED, from the exons ATGGCGGAGTCTGAAGAGCCGAAAGCGGGTCCTTGCACTTTTCTGTTCAAAAAATCTACTAAGAAATTCTCGGCacgaaaaagaaaagcaagcaACAGCGACAAAG ATAGCAACAGTGATGAGGACCAGTGCTCTGTTGTCAGAAGGGGAAAGAAAGACACTCGAGACAATCCCATGATTCAAAAG ACAAAGAAGGTGGAGAAAGATAAAGCATCATCCAGTGAAAgtgaagaagacaaagaaacTAAGAAGATCACGGTTGCCTACAAGTCCACACGGTCAGCT AAACCAGAAGGACCTGAGGACATGGGTGCAACTGCCACATATGAGATGGATACAGAGAAGGACAACGATGCTCAGGCGATCTTTGAGAGGAGTCAGAAAATCCAAGAG GAGCTAGAGGGCAAAGAAGACGATAAAATCTACCGCGGTATTAACAATTACCAAAAATTCATCAAGCCTAAAGATACCACCATGGGCAACGCCTCCTCTGGAATGGTCAG AAAAGGACCAATCCGAGCCCCTGACCACTTGAGAGCCACAGTACGGTGGGACTACCAGCCGGACATCTGCAAAGACTATAAGGAGACAGGTTTCTGTGGTTTTGGAG ACAGCTGCAAGTTCCTCCATGACAGATCAGACTACAAACATGGCTGGCAGATTGAGCGGGAACTGGAGGAGGGCAGATATGGTGCCAATG aTGAGGAGAACTACGAGGTTAGCAGTGATGATGAAGATTTGCCCTTTAAGTGCTTCATCTGCAGGGAGTCGTTCAAAAATCCCATCATCACAAA GTGTAAGCACTATTTCTGCGAGACCTGTGCTCTTCAGCATTACCGCAAGTCCAAGCGTTGCTATGTGTGCAACACTCAGACCAACGGTGTCTTCAACCCCGCTAAGG AGTTGATGGCCAAGATGGAGAAACGCATTGCTGCCGCAGCAGACCAGCCACCATCAGATGAGGAAGATTAG
- the strada gene encoding STE20-related kinase adapter protein alpha isoform X2: MSFLAHEESQESLTSLPRRETMGSFLPDSSSYELLTVIGRGLDDLMTVNMARYRPTGEHVAIRRIDMESCTNDMVAYLQGELHVSKLFHHTSILPYKSVFIAENELWVITPFMAYGSARDLICSHFADGMTELTIAYILLGILKALEYIHHMGYVHRSVKASHVLISADGQVCMSGLRSIFSLIRHGQRARVVHDFPQYSVKVLPWLSPEVLQQNLEGYDFRSDIYSLGITACELANGHVPFKDMPATQMLLEKLNGTVPCLLDTTTIPPEELSMKPSRSGADSGICEGPGAGSVRHSNGEPSSSSSGGHPYNRTFSPHFHAFVELCLQRDPEKRPSATTLTGHPFFKQIKRRPSEALPELLRPITPITNFEGSQLRESPSGLASLESGLSHLEVDDWDF, encoded by the exons GCCGGGGCTTGGATGACTTGATGACAGTGAACATGGCTCGATACAGACCCACTGGGGAGCACGTTGCGATCCGAAGGATTGACATGGAGTCATGTACTAATGACATGGTCGCCTACCTGCAG GGTGAACTACATGTGTCAAAGCTGTTTCACCACACCAGCATTTTACCCTACAAGAGTGTCTTTATAGCTGAGAATGAGCTGTGGGTCATCACCCCTTTCATGGCTTATG GGTCCGCCAGAGATCTGATCTGCTCACATTTCGCTGACGGTATGACTGAGCTGACCATTGCATACATTTTGCTGGGAATACTCAAAGCTCTTGAATACATCCACCACATGGGATACGTGCACCG GAGTGTGAAGGCCAGCCATGTGTTGATCTCGGCTGACGGACAGGTCTGCATGTCAGGACTACGGAGCATCTTCAGTCTGATTCGTCATGGCCAGAGGGCCAGAGTTGTCCATGACTTCCCCCAGTACAGCGTCAAGGTGCTGCCTTGGCTCAGCCCCgaggtgctgcagcag AACCTGGAGGGCTACGACTTTCGGTCAGACATCTACAGCCTAGGCATTACCGCCTGTGAACTGGCTAACGGACATGTGCCCTTCAAAGACATGCCAGCTACACAG ATGCTGCTGGAGAAGCTCAATGGGACTGTGCCATGTTTGCTGGACACCACCACTATCCCACCAGAGGAGCTGTCAATGAAACCTTCCCGCTCTGGAGCCGACTCCGGGATCTGCGAGGGTCCTGGAGCCGGAAGTGTTCGCCACTCCAATGGagaaccctcctcctcctcgtcagGAGGACACCCCTACAACCGGACGTTCTCCCCGCACTTCCACGCCTTTGTCGAGCTGTGTCTGCAGCGAGACCCGGAGAAGAG aCCGTCTGCCACCACTCTCACAGGCCACCCCTTCTTCAAACAG ATAAAACGGCGGCCTTCAGAGGCGCTGCCTGAGTTGTTACGGCCCATTACGCCCATCACTAACTTCGAGGGCTCCCAGCTGCGGGAGTCTCCCTCTGGACTGGCCAGTCTGGAGTCGGGCCTCAGCCACCTGGAGGTGGACGACTGGGACTTCTGA
- the strada gene encoding STE20-related kinase adapter protein alpha isoform X3, whose protein sequence is MGSFLPDSSSYELLTVIGRGLDDLMTVNMARYRPTGEHVAIRRIDMESCTNDMVAYLQGELHVSKLFHHTSILPYKSVFIAENELWVITPFMAYGSARDLICSHFADGMTELTIAYILLGILKALEYIHHMGYVHRSVKASHVLISADGQVCMSGLRSIFSLIRHGQRARVVHDFPQYSVKVLPWLSPEVLQQNLEGYDFRSDIYSLGITACELANGHVPFKDMPATQMLLEKLNGTVPCLLDTTTIPPEELSMKPSRSGADSGICEGPGAGSVRHSNGEPSSSSSGGHPYNRTFSPHFHAFVELCLQRDPEKRPSATTLTGHPFFKQIKRRPSEALPELLRPITPITNFEGSQLRESPSGLASLESGLSHLEVDDWDF, encoded by the exons GCCGGGGCTTGGATGACTTGATGACAGTGAACATGGCTCGATACAGACCCACTGGGGAGCACGTTGCGATCCGAAGGATTGACATGGAGTCATGTACTAATGACATGGTCGCCTACCTGCAG GGTGAACTACATGTGTCAAAGCTGTTTCACCACACCAGCATTTTACCCTACAAGAGTGTCTTTATAGCTGAGAATGAGCTGTGGGTCATCACCCCTTTCATGGCTTATG GGTCCGCCAGAGATCTGATCTGCTCACATTTCGCTGACGGTATGACTGAGCTGACCATTGCATACATTTTGCTGGGAATACTCAAAGCTCTTGAATACATCCACCACATGGGATACGTGCACCG GAGTGTGAAGGCCAGCCATGTGTTGATCTCGGCTGACGGACAGGTCTGCATGTCAGGACTACGGAGCATCTTCAGTCTGATTCGTCATGGCCAGAGGGCCAGAGTTGTCCATGACTTCCCCCAGTACAGCGTCAAGGTGCTGCCTTGGCTCAGCCCCgaggtgctgcagcag AACCTGGAGGGCTACGACTTTCGGTCAGACATCTACAGCCTAGGCATTACCGCCTGTGAACTGGCTAACGGACATGTGCCCTTCAAAGACATGCCAGCTACACAG ATGCTGCTGGAGAAGCTCAATGGGACTGTGCCATGTTTGCTGGACACCACCACTATCCCACCAGAGGAGCTGTCAATGAAACCTTCCCGCTCTGGAGCCGACTCCGGGATCTGCGAGGGTCCTGGAGCCGGAAGTGTTCGCCACTCCAATGGagaaccctcctcctcctcgtcagGAGGACACCCCTACAACCGGACGTTCTCCCCGCACTTCCACGCCTTTGTCGAGCTGTGTCTGCAGCGAGACCCGGAGAAGAG aCCGTCTGCCACCACTCTCACAGGCCACCCCTTCTTCAAACAG ATAAAACGGCGGCCTTCAGAGGCGCTGCCTGAGTTGTTACGGCCCATTACGCCCATCACTAACTTCGAGGGCTCCCAGCTGCGGGAGTCTCCCTCTGGACTGGCCAGTCTGGAGTCGGGCCTCAGCCACCTGGAGGTGGACGACTGGGACTTCTGA